One region of Syntrophobacter fumaroxidans MPOB genomic DNA includes:
- a CDS encoding DEAD/DEAH box helicase, with product MSFHSLGLSAELLRAIADQHYKHPTPIQQQAVPVILDGKDVLAGAQTGTGKTAGFALPLLQLLSKRPRTKGKTSVRALILTPTRELAAQVEESVASYGKYLPLKAAVVHGGVNINPQIAKLRRGIDILVATPGRLLDHVQQRTLDLCAVEILVLDEADRMLDMGFIRDIRKILALLPVRRQNLLFFATFSDEIKTLAEDLLRSPVLIETERRNTPAESVAQLIHPVDRVRKRELLSFLIGSNNWRQVLVFTRTKHGADRLTRQLEHDGIRAAAIHSNKSQATRTRSLADFKHGDVRVLVATDIAARGLDIDHLPHVVNFELPSVSRDYVHRIGRTGRAERSGTAISLVSIDEREQLKEIERLLNRAIPREIIKGYEPDPSIKSEPILRGRNDSNQRRPGNSKPSRFRGSADSPDLGANRQYSPGKGRRNEGHGNEGLPTRGPGDASRKHGAAAHRAPNVFGIPTRGRPAGR from the coding sequence ATGTCTTTTCATTCACTCGGCCTCTCGGCCGAATTGCTTCGCGCTATTGCCGATCAACACTACAAACACCCAACTCCCATCCAGCAACAGGCAGTCCCCGTAATTCTTGACGGAAAGGACGTCCTTGCCGGAGCCCAAACGGGCACGGGCAAGACGGCCGGTTTCGCCCTGCCGCTGCTTCAACTCCTGAGCAAGCGACCTCGCACGAAGGGGAAAACCAGCGTCCGCGCCCTGATTCTCACCCCAACCCGCGAGCTTGCCGCCCAGGTCGAGGAAAGCGTGGCTTCCTACGGCAAATATCTGCCCTTGAAAGCAGCGGTTGTCCACGGCGGCGTCAACATCAACCCCCAAATCGCAAAGCTCCGTCGTGGCATTGATATCCTGGTGGCAACACCGGGACGATTGTTGGACCATGTGCAGCAGCGGACCCTGGATCTCTGCGCGGTCGAAATACTGGTCCTGGACGAGGCAGACCGCATGCTCGATATGGGATTTATCCGGGATATCCGCAAAATACTGGCGCTGCTGCCTGTGCGTCGGCAAAATCTTTTGTTTTTCGCCACCTTTTCCGACGAGATCAAAACGCTCGCTGAAGACCTGTTGCGATCGCCGGTCCTGATCGAGACCGAGCGCCGCAACACTCCCGCGGAGAGCGTCGCGCAGCTGATCCATCCGGTGGACCGGGTGCGCAAACGCGAGCTGCTCTCTTTCCTGATCGGCTCCAATAACTGGCGGCAGGTGCTCGTCTTCACCCGCACCAAACACGGTGCCGACCGTCTCACCAGACAACTCGAGCATGACGGGATCCGTGCGGCGGCCATCCACAGCAACAAGAGCCAGGCGACGAGGACCCGGTCTTTGGCCGACTTCAAGCATGGCGATGTGCGGGTACTGGTTGCAACCGATATTGCGGCGCGAGGGCTCGATATCGACCATCTACCGCATGTGGTGAACTTCGAACTGCCCAGCGTGTCCCGGGACTACGTGCACCGTATCGGCCGCACCGGCCGCGCCGAACGCAGCGGAACGGCGATATCCCTTGTGAGTATCGATGAGCGCGAACAACTCAAAGAAATCGAGCGTCTGCTCAACCGCGCCATCCCCCGGGAAATCATCAAAGGATACGAGCCCGACCCGTCGATAAAATCAGAGCCGATTTTAAGAGGACGAAACGATTCGAATCAGCGCCGGCCAGGGAATTCCAAGCCCTCCCGATTCAGGGGCAGCGCCGATAGCCCCGATCTCGGCGCCAATCGACAATATAGCCCGGGCAAAGGGCGCCGCAATGAAGGCCACGGAAACGAAGGCCTCCCCACTCGCGGCCCCGGGGATGCTTCGCGAAAACACGGTGCGGCGGCACACCGCGCGCCCAATGTCTTTGGAATACCGACACGCGGTCGCCCTGCCGGCCGTTGA
- a CDS encoding DUF2092 domain-containing protein — MIKRRIFRGLCLATGLFLLTAWPAMAQQKAPEPSAAGEDAGVLLNKAAHFLSTAGQFSVVIRSGFDVVQLSGQKIEFGEVRKVTLRRPDRFRADIERSDGQKGLVLFDGKDLTIFSEKDNVYARVSKPGDLDGAVIHFLKDLGMRLPLAMMYVSTLPREMDRRVRSIETVEQTTILDVPCVHLAARSDEVDFQIWIPSRGDPLPRRVVITYKLDKGQPQFRADFSEWNLSPNPSDAVFVFSPPPDARQIPFLAQVKAARPEPAKAKPGKKKGGKQ; from the coding sequence ATGATCAAAAGAAGAATTTTCAGGGGATTGTGTCTGGCGACGGGTCTTTTCCTGCTGACGGCGTGGCCGGCGATGGCGCAGCAGAAGGCGCCGGAGCCTTCCGCCGCGGGGGAGGATGCCGGGGTGCTGCTCAACAAGGCGGCCCATTTTCTCTCCACAGCGGGCCAGTTCAGTGTCGTCATCCGGTCCGGGTTCGACGTGGTGCAACTCTCCGGCCAGAAAATCGAGTTCGGGGAAGTGCGGAAAGTCACCCTCCGGCGTCCCGACCGGTTTCGGGCGGACATCGAGCGCAGTGACGGCCAAAAGGGGCTGGTGCTCTTCGATGGAAAGGACCTCACTATTTTCAGCGAAAAAGACAACGTTTACGCGAGAGTTTCGAAACCGGGCGACCTGGACGGCGCGGTGATCCATTTCCTCAAGGATCTCGGGATGCGTTTGCCATTGGCCATGATGTACGTGTCAACGCTGCCCCGGGAGATGGACAGGAGAGTCCGTTCGATCGAAACGGTCGAACAGACGACCATCCTGGATGTGCCGTGCGTTCACCTCGCGGCTCGAAGCGACGAGGTGGACTTCCAGATCTGGATCCCATCCAGGGGGGATCCGCTCCCACGCCGTGTCGTGATCACGTACAAGCTCGACAAGGGACAACCCCAGTTCCGGGCCGATTTTTCGGAATGGAACCTTTCCCCCAATCCGTCGGATGCAGTCTTCGTGTTCTCTCCGCCTCCGGATGCCCGGCAGATTCCTTTCCTCGCGCAGGTGAAAGCGGCCAGGCCCGAGCCGGCAAAAGCGAAGCCGGGAAAAAAGAAGGGAGGCAAGCAATGA
- a CDS encoding patatin-like phospholipase family protein, which produces MRNEPGRESEKALIRVAFRILILLCATALLAAASGCAHYRVNKALKQVDPQAGYRGRNFSVHDKDDQVLLLLSFSGGGTRAAAFSYGVLETFRDTRVTVDGQDRRLLDEVDWISGVSGGSFTAGFFGLFRDRIFQDFEARFLKKNIQGELAKRTFFHPFNWGKLFSAYYDRSDLAAEYYDKHVFDGGTFGDILANKKPIILINATDMVHGTRISFTQDAFDVICSDLSTFPVARACAASSAVPVILSPITLRNYAGSCGYVMPKALADAMIPPRDVASRRFDLANNMTPFMDSKNKPFIHLVDGGVADNLGLRAVLERVTLAGSPWTTLKQAGLENVRKIIFVVVNAETESDTKWDRTERVPTFGAMLSSYSTIAIARYNVETVALLQESFARWADEIRKGRCGSEPYPTGPGSCGDIEFYLVQVRFDALDDEAQRKHLKQLPTSFVLKPEEVDELRIAARRILEESREFQRLLRDLQQM; this is translated from the coding sequence ATGAGGAACGAACCGGGAAGAGAGTCGGAGAAAGCCCTCATTCGGGTGGCGTTCAGGATCCTGATCCTGCTTTGCGCGACGGCGCTGCTCGCTGCGGCATCCGGCTGCGCTCACTACAGGGTAAACAAGGCACTGAAACAAGTCGATCCCCAGGCGGGTTATCGGGGCAGAAATTTCAGCGTGCATGACAAAGACGACCAGGTGCTCCTGCTTCTCAGCTTCTCCGGGGGAGGAACCAGGGCTGCGGCCTTTTCCTACGGGGTACTGGAAACCTTCAGGGACACCCGGGTTACGGTCGACGGCCAGGACCGGCGCCTCCTGGACGAGGTGGACTGGATCTCGGGAGTTTCCGGCGGGAGCTTTACGGCAGGCTTCTTCGGGCTTTTCCGGGATCGCATCTTCCAGGACTTCGAAGCCCGGTTCCTGAAAAAGAACATCCAGGGCGAGCTGGCGAAACGCACCTTCTTCCATCCTTTCAACTGGGGGAAATTGTTCTCGGCATACTACGACCGGAGCGACCTTGCGGCGGAATACTACGACAAGCACGTGTTCGACGGGGGAACGTTCGGTGACATCCTGGCGAACAAGAAGCCCATTATCCTCATCAACGCAACGGACATGGTTCACGGGACCCGCATTTCCTTTACGCAGGACGCCTTCGATGTGATCTGCTCCGATCTGTCCACCTTTCCCGTGGCCAGGGCGTGCGCCGCCTCCTCTGCGGTGCCCGTGATCCTGAGCCCCATCACTTTGCGCAATTACGCCGGCTCCTGCGGCTACGTCATGCCCAAGGCGTTGGCAGACGCGATGATTCCTCCCAGGGACGTTGCTTCGCGCCGCTTCGATCTCGCCAACAACATGACGCCTTTCATGGACTCGAAGAATAAACCATTCATCCACCTCGTGGACGGCGGGGTTGCCGACAACCTGGGCCTCCGGGCCGTGTTGGAGCGCGTTACGCTCGCGGGCAGCCCCTGGACCACCTTGAAACAGGCCGGGCTGGAGAATGTGCGCAAGATCATATTCGTGGTGGTGAACGCCGAGACGGAAAGCGACACCAAGTGGGACCGGACGGAGAGAGTGCCGACCTTCGGCGCCATGCTGAGCTCCTACTCCACCATAGCGATTGCCCGGTACAACGTGGAGACGGTGGCCCTGCTGCAGGAAAGCTTCGCCCGCTGGGCCGATGAAATTCGCAAGGGGCGTTGCGGCTCGGAGCCTTACCCCACGGGACCGGGTTCCTGCGGCGACATCGAATTTTACCTGGTGCAGGTGAGATTCGACGCCCTGGACGACGAAGCGCAACGAAAACACTTGAAACAGCTTCCCACTTCTTTCGTTCTCAAGCCGGAGGAGGTGGACGAACTGAGGATTGCCGCCCGTCGCATTCTCGAAGAGTCGAGGGAGTTCCAGCGGCTGCTGCGGGATTTGCAGCAGATGTGA
- a CDS encoding efflux transporter outer membrane subunit gives MERLARKLILAVLLVSFASGCALGPNYKRPAVSAPENFRSALTPAEQASLADLPWWTIFQDETLQKLITEALENNYDLRVAVTRVEQARQIAAQARSLFFPQIGYDGAVATGRNSFLTSPSPNGGQTTDSALLDLSVFWEVDLWGRIRRLNEEARAQFLATDEARRGVVVSLVSSVAQAYFELLELDLELEIARRNTKSFEDTLTLFSRRLEYGVASKLETSSAEGLLGTVAANVPELERQIVIKENQINVLLGRNPGPVERNADLLDQESPPEIPAGLPSALLERRPDIRQAEQNLRAANARVGVAVTNFFPQIGLTTLLGKVSPELSAFSAGTANLWAVAGTMTGPIFRGGALVAEYRQAKAAWEEARLTYEQTALNAFKEVSNALISREKLELARAQQSRSVKAYDQAVGVSLKRYVAGKASYYEVLQNQQNLFPAETTLARTQLNQLLAVVQLYKALGGGWRENEIAAARTQGGHP, from the coding sequence ATGGAAAGGCTTGCAAGGAAACTGATCCTCGCGGTTCTTCTGGTCTCTTTCGCATCCGGCTGTGCGCTCGGCCCCAATTACAAGCGGCCGGCGGTCTCCGCCCCGGAAAACTTCAGAAGTGCGCTGACTCCGGCTGAGCAGGCCTCGCTGGCCGATCTCCCCTGGTGGACGATTTTCCAGGACGAGACCCTTCAGAAGCTCATCACCGAAGCGCTCGAAAACAACTACGACCTGCGCGTGGCGGTGACCCGCGTCGAACAGGCCCGCCAGATCGCCGCCCAGGCCCGATCCCTGTTTTTCCCGCAGATCGGCTACGACGGGGCCGTTGCGACGGGCAGAAACAGCTTTCTCACCTCCCCCAGCCCCAACGGGGGCCAGACAACGGATTCCGCCCTCCTGGATCTGAGCGTTTTCTGGGAAGTGGACCTGTGGGGCCGCATCCGCCGCCTGAACGAGGAGGCCCGGGCGCAGTTCCTTGCCACCGACGAGGCGCGCCGGGGAGTCGTGGTCTCTCTTGTGAGCAGCGTGGCACAGGCCTACTTCGAGTTGCTGGAACTGGACCTGGAGTTGGAGATCGCCAGGCGGAACACGAAATCCTTCGAGGATACGTTGACGCTCTTCAGCCGGAGGCTTGAATACGGTGTGGCCTCCAAGCTGGAAACGTCGAGCGCCGAGGGGTTGCTGGGCACGGTGGCCGCCAACGTTCCGGAACTCGAACGCCAGATCGTGATCAAGGAAAACCAGATCAACGTCCTGCTCGGGCGCAATCCCGGCCCCGTGGAGCGCAATGCCGACCTGCTCGATCAGGAAAGCCCGCCTGAGATTCCCGCGGGGCTGCCTTCGGCGTTGCTCGAACGTCGACCCGATATCCGGCAGGCGGAACAGAACCTGCGCGCCGCCAATGCCCGGGTCGGTGTCGCGGTGACGAACTTTTTTCCCCAGATCGGCCTCACCACGCTGCTCGGCAAGGTCAGCCCGGAGCTGTCGGCTTTTTCGGCCGGGACCGCGAATCTTTGGGCCGTCGCGGGGACCATGACGGGTCCGATATTCCGGGGCGGCGCGCTGGTCGCCGAATATCGGCAGGCCAAAGCAGCCTGGGAGGAAGCCCGGCTGACGTACGAGCAAACGGCGCTCAACGCCTTCAAGGAAGTGTCCAACGCCCTCATCTCCCGGGAAAAGCTCGAATTGGCCCGCGCTCAGCAGTCCCGCTCGGTGAAGGCATACGACCAGGCCGTCGGCGTCTCCCTCAAGCGCTACGTGGCCGGAAAGGCGAGCTACTACGAGGTGCTTCAGAACCAGCAGAACCTTTTTCCGGCTGAAACCACTCTTGCACGCACCCAGCTGAACCAGTTGCTCGCAGTCGTCCAGCTCTACAAGGCCCTCGGCGGCGGATGGAGGGAAAACGAGATCGCGGCCGCGCGGACGCAGGGAGGCCATCCGTAG
- a CDS encoding efflux RND transporter permease subunit, with amino-acid sequence MAKFFINRPIVAMVIAILMVIIGLVAMSGLPIAQFPNIVPPEIQVKTTYTGADAITVEQSVATPIEQQMSGVDNMNYMYSLNANNGQMTLYVNFDVKTDPNTDQILAQMREGQAESQLPSDVRNYGVTVQKSTSAPLIMFALYSPNGTYDGIFLANYAYININDQMTRVRGIASVTIFGAGQYSMRFWVKPDQLAKLNITIPEIVNAIQAQNTVNPAGQIGAEPVPPGQEFTYAVRAKGRLETEREFGEIIVRAQPDGSFVRLNDVARIELGSQTYNLMGRLNGKPAALVALYQLPGSNAIEAAEGAKNLMARLKESFPPDLEYAVALDTTLAVTEGMKEIRKTLVEALVLVIIVVFLFLQGWRATLIPLLAVPVSLVGTFALFPLFGFSINTLSLFGLVLAIGLVVDDAIVVVEAVEHHIEHGMTPKDATLKAMEEVSGPVIAIAIILAAVFVPTAFIPGITGRLYQQFAVTIAVSVVISAFNALTLSPALASLLLRPKKESRGPLAVFFRWFNRVFDKATGGYVSTCGLLIRKSAVSLLLLAGVTVFTGILGKGIPTSFLPEEDQGYMYAGVQLPDAASLQRTDEIMRQAEEILKTTPGVKYYSSIVGYSMLSQVQNTYSGFFFITLEDWGERKKPEEKYQAIMAHVNRKFREITGAIGFAFSPPAIPGIGAAGGVTFVLEDRAGREIGYLAENAEKFVAAARERPELASVSTTFRPVVPQVSVDVDRDKVLKQGVPLSDVYQTLQCFMGGIFVNYFNRFGRQWQIYVQAEGDYRTRADDMGQFFVRNGDGNMVPLSALAGIKAAAGPEFTMRFNLYRSAQINASAKPGFSSAQAMKAMEEVFAQTMPREMGFDYLGMSYQEKKAQEGVSPVVIFGFSLLCVFLILAAQYESWSLPFSVLLGTPVAVAGAFAGLWVGRFENNIYAQIGLVMLIGLAAKNAILIVEFAKMGVEQGKPLVEATLEGARLRLRPILMTSFAFILGCVPLAKASGAGALSRQVMGFAVIGGMLAASFIAIFLIPVTFYVIEKLSHRGKRHETPQTDGPPTLGPGGGH; translated from the coding sequence ATGGCCAAATTTTTTATAAACAGGCCCATCGTGGCCATGGTGATCGCCATTCTGATGGTCATCATCGGTCTGGTTGCGATGTCCGGGCTGCCCATCGCGCAGTTTCCGAACATCGTGCCGCCGGAGATCCAGGTCAAGACCACCTACACCGGAGCCGACGCGATCACCGTCGAGCAGTCCGTGGCGACCCCGATCGAACAGCAGATGTCCGGCGTCGACAACATGAACTACATGTACTCCCTCAATGCCAACAACGGGCAGATGACCCTCTACGTCAACTTCGACGTGAAGACCGACCCCAACACCGATCAGATCCTGGCGCAGATGCGCGAGGGTCAGGCGGAATCCCAACTGCCGTCGGACGTTCGCAACTACGGCGTGACGGTGCAAAAGTCCACTTCCGCCCCGCTCATCATGTTCGCCCTCTACTCGCCCAACGGCACCTACGACGGCATTTTTCTCGCCAACTACGCCTACATCAACATCAACGACCAGATGACCCGGGTACGCGGAATCGCCAGCGTCACGATTTTCGGGGCGGGTCAGTACTCCATGCGTTTCTGGGTGAAACCCGACCAACTCGCCAAGCTCAACATCACCATTCCCGAAATCGTCAACGCCATCCAGGCGCAGAACACCGTGAACCCCGCCGGCCAGATCGGCGCGGAGCCGGTGCCCCCCGGGCAGGAGTTCACCTACGCGGTGCGCGCCAAGGGCCGTCTTGAGACCGAGCGGGAATTCGGTGAAATCATCGTCCGGGCGCAGCCGGACGGGTCCTTCGTGCGCCTGAACGACGTCGCCCGCATCGAGCTCGGGTCTCAGACCTACAATCTCATGGGCCGTCTGAACGGCAAGCCCGCGGCGCTGGTCGCGCTTTACCAGCTGCCCGGCTCCAATGCCATCGAGGCCGCGGAAGGCGCCAAAAACCTCATGGCGCGGCTCAAGGAAAGCTTCCCTCCGGACCTCGAGTACGCGGTCGCCCTGGACACGACCCTCGCGGTCACCGAAGGCATGAAGGAAATCCGGAAAACCCTCGTGGAAGCCCTGGTGCTGGTCATCATCGTGGTGTTCCTGTTTCTGCAGGGCTGGCGCGCGACCCTGATTCCCCTGCTGGCGGTGCCGGTGTCCCTGGTGGGCACCTTTGCGCTGTTTCCCCTTTTCGGCTTCTCCATCAATACCCTGTCGCTCTTCGGCCTGGTGCTCGCCATCGGCCTGGTGGTGGACGACGCCATCGTTGTGGTGGAAGCCGTGGAGCACCACATCGAACACGGCATGACGCCCAAGGATGCCACGCTCAAGGCCATGGAGGAGGTGTCCGGGCCGGTCATCGCCATCGCCATCATTCTTGCGGCGGTTTTCGTGCCGACGGCGTTCATCCCCGGCATTACGGGGCGTCTCTACCAACAGTTCGCCGTCACCATCGCCGTATCGGTCGTCATCTCCGCTTTCAACGCCCTCACCCTCAGCCCGGCCCTGGCTTCGCTGCTGCTGCGGCCGAAAAAGGAGTCGCGGGGTCCCCTCGCCGTTTTCTTCCGATGGTTCAACCGGGTGTTCGACAAGGCGACGGGAGGCTACGTCAGCACCTGCGGTCTGCTCATCCGCAAGAGCGCGGTGTCGTTGCTGCTCCTCGCCGGCGTCACGGTTTTCACGGGAATTCTCGGGAAGGGGATTCCCACCAGTTTTCTTCCGGAGGAAGACCAGGGCTACATGTATGCGGGGGTGCAGTTGCCCGACGCCGCCTCGTTGCAGCGCACCGACGAGATCATGAGGCAGGCCGAAGAGATCCTGAAGACGACGCCGGGGGTGAAATACTACTCGTCCATCGTCGGATACAGCATGTTGAGCCAGGTGCAGAACACCTACAGCGGCTTTTTCTTCATCACGCTCGAGGACTGGGGAGAGCGGAAGAAGCCCGAGGAGAAGTACCAGGCCATCATGGCGCACGTGAACAGGAAGTTTCGTGAGATCACGGGGGCAATCGGGTTCGCCTTTTCGCCGCCGGCCATTCCGGGCATCGGTGCCGCCGGTGGCGTGACCTTCGTTCTCGAGGATCGCGCGGGCAGGGAAATCGGCTATCTGGCCGAGAACGCGGAGAAATTCGTCGCCGCCGCCCGGGAACGGCCGGAACTGGCTAGCGTGAGCACCACTTTTCGTCCCGTTGTGCCCCAGGTGTCCGTGGACGTCGACCGCGACAAGGTGTTGAAGCAGGGCGTGCCGCTCAGCGACGTCTACCAGACGCTCCAGTGTTTCATGGGCGGCATCTTCGTGAACTACTTCAACCGGTTCGGGCGCCAGTGGCAGATCTACGTGCAGGCCGAGGGGGACTACCGCACCCGGGCCGACGACATGGGGCAGTTTTTCGTGCGCAACGGCGACGGCAACATGGTGCCGTTGTCGGCGCTCGCGGGCATCAAGGCGGCGGCGGGCCCGGAATTCACCATGCGATTCAACCTGTATCGCTCCGCGCAGATCAACGCCTCCGCAAAGCCCGGTTTCAGCTCGGCCCAGGCCATGAAGGCCATGGAGGAAGTTTTCGCTCAGACCATGCCCCGCGAGATGGGGTTTGACTACCTGGGGATGAGCTACCAGGAGAAAAAGGCTCAGGAAGGGGTGTCCCCGGTCGTGATCTTCGGTTTTTCCCTGCTCTGCGTGTTTCTCATTCTTGCCGCCCAGTACGAGAGCTGGAGCCTCCCGTTCAGCGTGCTTCTCGGCACGCCGGTCGCGGTGGCGGGCGCCTTCGCGGGCCTGTGGGTCGGCCGGTTCGAGAACAACATCTACGCGCAAATCGGGTTGGTCATGCTCATCGGGCTTGCCGCGAAGAATGCCATTCTCATCGTGGAATTTGCAAAGATGGGGGTCGAGCAGGGCAAACCGCTCGTCGAGGCAACCCTGGAAGGCGCCCGCCTGCGCCTTCGGCCGATCCTGATGACGTCCTTCGCGTTCATCCTGGGCTGCGTCCCGCTGGCCAAGGCCAGCGGCGCCGGAGCCCTTTCCCGGCAGGTCATGGGGTTCGCCGTCATCGGCGGCATGCTGGCGGCGAGTTTCATTGCCATCTTCCTCATCCCCGTGACGTTTTACGTGATCGAGAAGCTGTCTCATCGCGGTAAGCGGCATGAAACACCCCAAACGGACGGACCGCCGACTCTGGGTCCGGGTGGAGGGCACTAG
- a CDS encoding efflux RND transporter periplasmic adaptor subunit, which produces MRDEKRFGVQRSGNVRRLFRLLLAGKMFPGVLLAAAGALLAAGLGEKVPAQTASVPEVEVVTVIQKDVPVFSEWVGTTEGLVNAKIRAQVTGYLAAQNYKEGTSVKKGDLLFEIDPRTFKAALDQAQAQLAIAKARLGKTELDVKRYRPLAKESAISQQELDDAVQANLAAKASVQSAEASVEQARLSLSFTRITSPVDGIAGSANAQVGDLVGPTQTGDLTTVSTVDPIKVYFPISEQEYLSLARDMIKTGGKPEGRAKDLELILADGSVFPHKGEVSFAERQVDVKTGTIRIAVVFPNPRNLLRPGQFGRVRAVLDVRKGALMVPQRAVLELQGSYRVAVVGPDNKAAIRPVKTGERVENMWVITSGLNPGERVVVEGIQKVRDGMPVTPKAVDAEFKQQPGSSPKPETKAAEPAAPRKD; this is translated from the coding sequence ATGCGAGATGAAAAACGATTTGGAGTGCAACGCTCGGGGAATGTGCGGCGCCTGTTCCGTCTGTTGCTCGCGGGGAAGATGTTCCCGGGGGTCCTGCTGGCCGCCGCCGGGGCTCTTCTCGCTGCCGGGCTGGGGGAGAAGGTGCCGGCACAGACCGCTTCCGTCCCTGAGGTCGAGGTCGTGACCGTCATTCAGAAGGACGTGCCCGTCTTTTCGGAGTGGGTCGGCACCACCGAGGGGCTGGTGAACGCGAAAATCAGGGCCCAGGTGACCGGCTACCTCGCCGCTCAGAACTACAAGGAAGGCACATCGGTGAAGAAGGGCGATCTGCTCTTCGAGATCGATCCCCGGACGTTCAAGGCCGCCCTGGACCAGGCCCAGGCACAGCTGGCCATCGCTAAGGCCAGGCTGGGCAAGACCGAGCTGGATGTGAAGAGATACCGGCCGCTCGCAAAGGAAAGCGCCATCAGCCAGCAGGAACTCGATGACGCCGTGCAGGCCAACCTCGCCGCCAAAGCCTCGGTGCAGTCGGCAGAGGCGTCGGTCGAGCAGGCCAGGCTGAGCCTGAGTTTTACGAGGATTACTTCGCCCGTCGACGGCATCGCCGGCAGCGCCAACGCGCAGGTCGGCGACCTGGTCGGCCCGACACAGACGGGCGACCTGACAACGGTATCCACCGTCGATCCCATCAAGGTCTATTTCCCCATCAGCGAGCAGGAATACCTGTCGCTGGCCCGGGACATGATCAAGACCGGGGGCAAACCCGAGGGCCGCGCCAAGGATCTCGAACTGATCCTGGCCGACGGCAGCGTTTTTCCTCACAAGGGGGAGGTTTCCTTTGCCGAGCGGCAGGTGGACGTGAAGACCGGCACGATTCGGATTGCGGTCGTTTTTCCCAATCCCCGGAATCTCCTTCGCCCGGGACAGTTCGGCCGGGTTCGCGCCGTTTTGGACGTTCGGAAGGGAGCCCTAATGGTTCCCCAGAGGGCGGTCCTCGAGCTCCAGGGAAGCTACCGGGTCGCGGTGGTGGGGCCTGACAACAAGGCCGCCATTCGACCGGTCAAGACAGGCGAGCGCGTGGAGAACATGTGGGTCATCACCAGCGGCTTGAACCCCGGGGAGCGCGTCGTGGTGGAGGGCATCCAGAAGGTCAGGGACGGCATGCCGGTCACTCCCAAGGCCGTGGACGCCGAATTCAAGCAACAGCCGGGGTCCTCCCCTAAGCCTGAAACAAAGGCAGCGGAACCCGCGGCCCCCAGGAAGGATTAG
- a CDS encoding potassium channel family protein, producing MTDIASLTKIYSRRRFACLFFSLVVTMVTAPVLRAIGLNTRPLEVVLALNMLAAVLVTLFRFGTWVALGLLALLVVPRIGYTLMGYQPLLATSQGVGALICLVSVGVMFGYLLREGTVTSERIYAALNAYLLIGIMCGLLFCILEEHWAGSLSLQGEPLARSGESPLWDTIYFSFVTLGTLGYGDIVPVYGPARALAVAEAMFGQMYLVVIVARLVSLYKGQADRKDLGARDTAAGEDKTGSQPSRE from the coding sequence ATGACCGATATCGCCAGCTTGACGAAAATCTACAGCCGGCGGCGTTTTGCCTGCCTGTTTTTCTCGCTGGTCGTCACGATGGTGACTGCGCCGGTGTTGCGGGCGATTGGACTCAACACCAGACCCCTGGAAGTCGTTCTCGCGCTCAATATGCTGGCTGCGGTCCTTGTCACCCTGTTTCGGTTCGGGACCTGGGTGGCACTCGGGCTTCTTGCGCTGCTTGTTGTCCCGAGGATAGGTTACACCCTGATGGGGTACCAGCCGCTCCTTGCGACGAGCCAGGGGGTCGGTGCGCTGATTTGCCTGGTATCGGTCGGCGTCATGTTTGGTTACCTCCTGCGAGAAGGTACCGTGACTTCGGAGCGCATCTACGCCGCTCTCAACGCGTACCTTCTGATCGGCATCATGTGCGGTCTGCTCTTCTGCATTCTCGAGGAACATTGGGCGGGCTCGTTGTCCCTCCAGGGGGAGCCTCTCGCCAGAAGCGGTGAGAGCCCGCTGTGGGATACGATCTACTTCAGCTTCGTCACGCTCGGGACCCTGGGCTATGGCGATATCGTGCCCGTCTACGGCCCCGCCCGGGCCCTGGCGGTGGCCGAGGCCATGTTCGGCCAGATGTACCTGGTCGTGATCGTCGCCCGGCTGGTCAGCCTTTACAAGGGGCAAGCCGACCGCAAAGATCTCGGTGCGCGGGACACCGCCGCCGGGGAAGACAAAACAGGCTCCCAGCCTTCACGGGAATGA